A portion of the Treponema rectale genome contains these proteins:
- the rpsR gene encoding 30S ribosomal protein S18 gives MADETIESVEMKEEVTQEQLQDSGREDEVRGGRNGKGKAFFHKKVCRFCANKGTIDYKDSDGLRRYTTERGKILPRRITGTCAKHQKELAVAIKRARAICLLPFVAD, from the coding sequence ATGGCAGACGAAACAATTGAATCTGTAGAAATGAAAGAAGAAGTTACACAGGAACAGCTTCAGGACTCTGGTCGTGAAGACGAAGTTCGTGGTGGACGCAATGGTAAAGGTAAGGCTTTCTTCCACAAGAAGGTTTGCCGTTTCTGTGCTAACAAAGGCACAATTGATTATAAAGACAGTGACGGACTTCGCCGCTATACTACAGAACGCGGTAAGATTCTTCCACGCCGCATTACAGGAACATGCGCTAAGCACCAGAAGGAACTTGCAGTTGCAATTAAACGTGCACGTGCAATCTGTCTTCTTCCGTTCGTTGCTGACTAA
- the ssb gene encoding single-stranded DNA-binding protein yields MARVSDLNCVILIGNLTRDAEMSFMNTGNAVVNFSIAINRSKKEGDQWVSEANYFDVAYFGKPAEAVKPYLTKGKKIAVQGSLKQDRWEKDGQKFSKVRIVADSVQLIGGRADGEDMSSSGGYQARPAFTQRPQATSMPQNDYYDGSAGPESFGGDNGGFSEDIPF; encoded by the coding sequence ATGGCAAGAGTTTCAGATTTAAACTGCGTTATACTTATTGGAAACCTGACGAGAGATGCAGAAATGAGTTTTATGAACACAGGAAATGCAGTCGTCAATTTTTCAATTGCAATTAACCGCAGCAAAAAAGAAGGCGATCAGTGGGTAAGTGAAGCAAATTATTTTGATGTTGCTTACTTCGGAAAGCCGGCTGAGGCTGTAAAGCCATACCTCACGAAAGGTAAAAAGATTGCGGTTCAGGGTTCCCTTAAACAGGACAGATGGGAAAAAGACGGTCAGAAATTCAGCAAGGTTCGTATTGTTGCTGATTCAGTCCAGCTTATTGGTGGACGTGCTGATGGTGAAGACATGTCGTCTTCAGGGGGCTATCAGGCAAGACCGGCATTTACTCAGAGACCTCAGGCAACTTCTATGCCACAGAACGACTATTATGATGGTTCTGCAGGCCCGGAATCTTTTGGCGGTGATAACGGCGGATTTTCAGAGGATATACCGTTTTAA
- the rpsF gene encoding 30S ribosomal protein S6 translates to MRKYELMTIYPVEDEKYNAGLAAVKADLAKFGAEIEKEEPYGDRDLTYEVKKFNRGRFVLLNIKANPSKIAELDAAFKFNTNLIKYLFVLKEEKKA, encoded by the coding sequence ATGAGAAAGTATGAACTTATGACAATTTATCCTGTTGAGGATGAAAAGTACAATGCAGGTCTTGCTGCAGTAAAAGCAGATCTTGCAAAATTCGGTGCTGAAATCGAAAAAGAAGAACCTTACGGAGACCGCGACCTTACTTATGAAGTAAAGAAGTTTAACCGCGGAAGATTTGTTCTTCTTAACATTAAGGCAAATCCTTCAAAAATTGCTGAACTTGATGCAGCATTTAAATTCAACACAAACCTTATCAAATACCTTTTCGTATTGAAAGAAGAAAAAAAGGCTTAA